From bacterium:
GAGTTTTGGCACTGATAAACTTTCGAATCCGCCCCAACTGACCCCGATGCTGAAGATATTGAGCGCATCGATGAAGCGGAAGGTCGCTTCCTGTGAATTATCTTTTAGCATGATGCTGAAGACGCCGGAATAACCTCTTAATTGCCTTTTCGCAAGCTCATGTTGAGGGTGAGAAGGCAGGCCTGGATGATAGACCTTGAGGACTCCCGGAT
This genomic window contains:
- a CDS encoding PLP-dependent transferase: PGVLKVYHPGLPSHPQHELAKRQLRGYSGVFSIMLKDNSQEATFRFIDALNIFSIGVSWGGFESLSVPKLFHDMKGTNDGWITRLRIGLENVEDLIADLDQALKV